In Castanea sativa cultivar Marrone di Chiusa Pesio chromosome 6, ASM4071231v1, a single window of DNA contains:
- the LOC142638663 gene encoding putative BPI/LBP family protein At1g04970 isoform X3 has protein sequence MAPIILLIVLSFLFTPTSTQIQSNEEGFISVTISEKGLDFAKDVLIDTAISSIIPLQLPDIEKFVKIPLVGKVYMLLSNITIFHVDIASSYVNTGETGIVLVASGATANLSMNWQYSYRTWLVPIAITDDGDASVQVEGMEVGVTASLKNQGGNLKLSVLECGCHVKYISIKVNGGASWLYQGVVDAFEKKIATAVENAISKKIREGIIKLDSSLQSIPKQVPVYSIAFLNVTFVDNPVMINSSIEFEINGLVTAKDAFVVSNYNHKGWKGSSSCSSPAKMIQISLQETFFNSISLVYFDADYMHWIFDNIPDQSILNTAGWRYIVPQLYEKYPNDDMNLNISVSSPPIIKVAKDDINAFVNLDVTIDVIDSGEAIPAACISLEISTSGSAEIVRNNLAGSVRLKDFSMYLKWSEIGDLQMNLLQ, from the exons ATGGCACCCATTATTTTGTTGatagttttatcatttttattcacTCCTACCAGTACCCAAATTCAATCCAATGAGGAGGGCTTCATTTCTGTGACCATATCAGAAAAGGGTCTTGATTTTGCCAAGGATGTGCTCATAGACACGGCTATTTCCTCTATTATTCCCCTTCAACTGCCTGATATTGAGAAGTTTGTGAAAATCCCACTTGTTGGCAAAGTCTATATGCTTCTttcaaatattacaatttttcatGTTGATATTGCTTCCTCATATGTTAATACTGGAGAGACAGGTATTGTCTTAGTTGCTTCAGGTGCCACTGCAAATTTGAGCATGAATTGGCAGTATTCTTACCGTACTTGGTTGGTGCCAATTGCAATTACAGATGATGGGGATGCATCTGTTCAG GTTGAAGGTATGGAAGTAGGGGTAACTGCATCTCTGAAGAACCAAGGAGGAAATCTTAAGCTCTCTGTGTTGGAATGTGGATGTCATGTAAAATATATCTCAATAAAGGTGAATGGTGGAGCATCTTGGCTTTACCAAGG GGTGGTGGAtgcttttgaaaagaaaatagcaaCTGCAGTTGAAAATGCTATTTCCAAGAAAATCAGAGAAGGGATAATAAAGCTTGACTCCTCATTGCAATCAATTCCAAAACAAGTCCCAGTATACAGCATTGCTTTTTTAAATGTTACTTTTGTGGACAATCCTGTGATGATTAATTCTTCCATTGAATTTGAGATTAATGGTCTAGTAACAGCAAAGGATGCATTTGTAGTTTCAAACTATAACCATAAAGGATGGAAGGGTTCTTCTTCCTGCAGCAGTCCTGCTAAGATGATCCAGATCTCATTACAAGAAACGTTTTTTAATTCGATATCATTAGTTTACTTTGAT GCAGATTATATGCACTGGATTTTTGACAACATACCGGATCAGTCCATTTTGAACACTGCTGGATGGAGATACATTGTTCCTCAACTATATGAGAAGTATCCAAATGATGACATGAATCTTAATATTTCTGTGTCTTCTCCACCAATCATAAAAGTTGCAAAGGATGACATCAATGCTTTTGTTAACTTAGATGTGACGATTGACGTTATCGATTCTGGTGAAGCTATACCGGCTGCTTGCATCTCATTG GAGATAAGTACATCAGGCTCAGCAGAAATCGTGAGGAATAATTTAGCTGGTAGTGTCAGATTGAAAGACTTCTCTATGTACTTGAAGTGGAGTGAGATTGGTGACCTGCAGATGAATCTTCTTCAG
- the LOC142638663 gene encoding putative BPI/LBP family protein At1g04970 isoform X2, translating to MAPIILLIVLSFLFTPTSTQIQSNEEGFISVTISEKGLDFAKDVLIDTAISSIIPLQLPDIEKFVKIPLVGKVYMLLSNITIFHVDIASSYVNTGETGIVLVASGATANLSMNWQYSYRTWLVPIAITDDGDASVQVEGMEVGVTASLKNQGGNLKLSVLECGCHVKYISIKVNGGASWLYQGVVDAFEKKIATAVENAISKKIREGIIKLDSSLQSIPKQVPVYSIAFLNVTFVDNPVMINSSIEFEINGLVTAKDAFVVSNYNHKGWKGSSSCSSPAKMIQISLQETFFNSISLVYFDADYMHWIFDNIPDQSILNTAGWRYIVPQLYEKYPNDDMNLNISVSSPPIIKVAKDDINAFVNLDVTIDVIDSGEAIPAACISLEISTSGSAEIVRNNLAGSVRLKDFSMYLKWSEIGDLQMNLLQE from the exons ATGGCACCCATTATTTTGTTGatagttttatcatttttattcacTCCTACCAGTACCCAAATTCAATCCAATGAGGAGGGCTTCATTTCTGTGACCATATCAGAAAAGGGTCTTGATTTTGCCAAGGATGTGCTCATAGACACGGCTATTTCCTCTATTATTCCCCTTCAACTGCCTGATATTGAGAAGTTTGTGAAAATCCCACTTGTTGGCAAAGTCTATATGCTTCTttcaaatattacaatttttcatGTTGATATTGCTTCCTCATATGTTAATACTGGAGAGACAGGTATTGTCTTAGTTGCTTCAGGTGCCACTGCAAATTTGAGCATGAATTGGCAGTATTCTTACCGTACTTGGTTGGTGCCAATTGCAATTACAGATGATGGGGATGCATCTGTTCAG GTTGAAGGTATGGAAGTAGGGGTAACTGCATCTCTGAAGAACCAAGGAGGAAATCTTAAGCTCTCTGTGTTGGAATGTGGATGTCATGTAAAATATATCTCAATAAAGGTGAATGGTGGAGCATCTTGGCTTTACCAAGG GGTGGTGGAtgcttttgaaaagaaaatagcaaCTGCAGTTGAAAATGCTATTTCCAAGAAAATCAGAGAAGGGATAATAAAGCTTGACTCCTCATTGCAATCAATTCCAAAACAAGTCCCAGTATACAGCATTGCTTTTTTAAATGTTACTTTTGTGGACAATCCTGTGATGATTAATTCTTCCATTGAATTTGAGATTAATGGTCTAGTAACAGCAAAGGATGCATTTGTAGTTTCAAACTATAACCATAAAGGATGGAAGGGTTCTTCTTCCTGCAGCAGTCCTGCTAAGATGATCCAGATCTCATTACAAGAAACGTTTTTTAATTCGATATCATTAGTTTACTTTGAT GCAGATTATATGCACTGGATTTTTGACAACATACCGGATCAGTCCATTTTGAACACTGCTGGATGGAGATACATTGTTCCTCAACTATATGAGAAGTATCCAAATGATGACATGAATCTTAATATTTCTGTGTCTTCTCCACCAATCATAAAAGTTGCAAAGGATGACATCAATGCTTTTGTTAACTTAGATGTGACGATTGACGTTATCGATTCTGGTGAAGCTATACCGGCTGCTTGCATCTCATTG GAGATAAGTACATCAGGCTCAGCAGAAATCGTGAGGAATAATTTAGCTGGTAGTGTCAGATTGAAAGACTTCTCTATGTACTTGAAGTGGAGTGAGATTGGTGACCTGCAGATGAATCTTCTTCAG GAGTGA